A genomic region of Porticoccaceae bacterium LTM1 contains the following coding sequences:
- a CDS encoding TonB-dependent receptor, whose protein sequence is MKATKQFTNKRLALAVAASLVLGAGNLMAAGQKTLELDVSSQKIGSALVELSKTSGVQIVLSQELGDKVILDAIKGQFTLSEALDLMLSGSGLTYEFRSDELVVINEEEKSDSAEKEKEVEEVVVTGTMLRGARSASPVIQIDRTEFRRLGASTVEDVIRSLPQNVSTMNTASSMESSNEIYDGVLTPSSQGTSMANLRGLGSAATLVLVNGRRKAGTATSQGRAVNLSTIPLASVERIDVMLDSASAIYGSDAVGGVINIITKKGEYTSGSTSVRYSSIGNGDSEKEISQTITLSGEKYRVTFNAGLQENAPVSASKAGYTGADKSSFGGTNWYDYITYYSTPGRIRNIGNGWAYLGSLPDSFDGTEDWSEADLTDSTPSTKASAREHVRPYAKSSSISMDFEYELNEDLEIFGDLRFTDNKTESIRSVSAYWYNISADNPFNQLDRDVRVYYSFENEVENGLIPGATEVFTRQQSRSGVIGANYSLPFKDWQLELTYSHDEDSTKLDQFGFNYSPTNDSTGTWDTLLNSLDPSEAFNPFGNGSAQSPLISNLWGKFYDTENSSESSSWNLKVDGELLTLWEREVRFAAGLQSTEITLDLSKGFYDNTAAHPYPGRDSLAAFIELGSQVSENLYLKVASRYDRHENHLGQVQYNFRADRDDPDRFVILNDDGAVNSKVTSKLDVIWNPMESVQLTASWGQSFIMPRFQDVMDPPTPDVGEADAYSTYTYDWVNEEYITVDTQWGGNPNLKPETAVSKTFGVKLTPEFIEGLVFGVTYSDIDYTNRIKKYYPWPGFIGESEGKAVYSDPNIAVRDEDGTLIGFRVLPVNIATRRTKSLDFDANYIFDTKVGQFGVELVAMHSLKQYDEINAESPRVSLLDTQGGAPEWAGRVGLSWTGSGKGLDLIFNHRDGFAYTSRGTPKRVDDWRTVDLSGYFEIDQSNILISGGIKNLTNEDFPFLDTAGAPYSTVQVDVRGRVAYLSFQIDYDL, encoded by the coding sequence ATGAAAGCAACCAAGCAATTTACAAACAAACGACTTGCTTTAGCTGTTGCAGCATCACTGGTACTTGGTGCCGGAAACCTGATGGCAGCAGGCCAAAAAACTTTAGAACTGGATGTTTCCAGTCAAAAAATTGGCTCCGCACTGGTAGAGCTGTCTAAAACCTCAGGCGTGCAAATTGTTCTGTCTCAAGAGTTGGGAGACAAAGTTATTTTGGATGCGATCAAGGGTCAATTTACTCTGTCCGAGGCACTGGATCTCATGTTAAGTGGCTCTGGTCTGACTTACGAGTTTCGTTCAGACGAGCTTGTTGTTATTAATGAAGAAGAAAAATCTGACTCAGCTGAAAAAGAAAAGGAAGTTGAGGAAGTTGTTGTAACAGGAACAATGCTTCGTGGCGCAAGAAGCGCATCACCAGTAATTCAAATTGACAGAACAGAATTTCGCAGACTGGGCGCATCTACTGTTGAGGATGTAATCAGGTCTTTACCTCAAAACGTCTCTACCATGAACACTGCTTCATCGATGGAGAGCTCGAATGAAATTTATGATGGCGTCCTGACCCCTTCATCCCAGGGAACCTCAATGGCAAACTTACGAGGATTGGGAAGTGCCGCTACGCTGGTTTTGGTTAATGGCCGACGCAAAGCAGGTACAGCGACCAGCCAGGGTCGCGCAGTAAACTTATCAACTATCCCCCTTGCTTCCGTTGAAAGAATTGATGTGATGCTTGATAGCGCATCCGCGATCTATGGCTCTGATGCAGTGGGCGGTGTAATCAACATTATTACCAAGAAAGGGGAATATACCAGCGGCTCAACCAGTGTTCGATATTCTTCTATTGGAAATGGTGACAGTGAGAAAGAGATAAGCCAGACAATTACTCTGTCCGGGGAAAAGTATCGTGTAACCTTTAACGCTGGCCTACAAGAAAATGCCCCAGTTTCCGCCTCAAAAGCTGGTTATACCGGCGCTGATAAAAGCTCATTCGGGGGAACCAACTGGTATGACTACATCACGTATTACTCCACTCCAGGTCGTATCAGGAATATTGGCAATGGTTGGGCTTATCTCGGCTCCCTGCCAGATTCTTTTGATGGAACTGAAGACTGGAGTGAAGCTGACCTAACTGACTCCACGCCAAGTACCAAAGCTTCTGCCAGGGAGCATGTCAGACCTTATGCAAAAAGCTCTTCAATCTCCATGGATTTTGAATACGAACTCAATGAGGATCTTGAGATCTTTGGTGATCTCCGATTCACTGATAACAAAACCGAATCAATAAGGTCTGTTTCTGCATACTGGTATAACATTTCAGCGGACAACCCTTTCAATCAACTAGACAGAGATGTAAGAGTTTATTACAGCTTTGAAAATGAGGTTGAAAATGGCCTGATTCCGGGGGCAACAGAGGTTTTCACCAGACAACAATCCAGAAGTGGCGTAATTGGTGCAAATTACTCACTGCCTTTTAAAGATTGGCAGCTAGAGCTGACTTACTCCCACGATGAAGACAGCACCAAATTAGACCAATTCGGTTTTAACTACAGTCCCACAAACGATAGCACGGGGACCTGGGATACTCTTTTAAACTCTCTCGATCCTTCTGAGGCATTTAACCCATTTGGTAATGGCAGCGCTCAATCACCGCTGATTTCCAACCTGTGGGGCAAATTTTACGACACAGAAAACTCCAGTGAATCATCTTCCTGGAACCTGAAAGTTGACGGGGAGCTGTTAACACTGTGGGAGCGCGAAGTAAGGTTTGCTGCCGGATTGCAATCTACAGAAATAACACTGGATCTATCCAAGGGCTTTTATGATAACACTGCAGCTCACCCGTACCCAGGGCGTGATTCACTAGCCGCATTTATTGAGCTTGGTTCTCAGGTCAGTGAAAATCTTTACCTCAAAGTAGCCTCCAGGTACGACCGCCATGAAAACCACTTAGGCCAGGTCCAATATAACTTCAGAGCCGATAGAGATGACCCTGATCGTTTCGTGATACTTAATGATGATGGAGCCGTCAACTCCAAGGTTACCTCCAAGTTGGATGTAATTTGGAATCCGATGGAGTCAGTTCAGCTCACCGCCAGCTGGGGCCAGTCATTTATCATGCCACGCTTCCAGGATGTTATGGATCCACCCACCCCAGATGTTGGTGAAGCTGATGCATACTCTACCTATACCTATGACTGGGTTAATGAAGAGTACATTACTGTAGACACCCAATGGGGTGGAAACCCCAACCTGAAACCAGAGACAGCCGTTTCTAAAACATTTGGTGTGAAGCTTACTCCAGAGTTTATTGAAGGACTTGTATTTGGTGTTACCTATTCAGACATTGATTACACCAATCGAATTAAAAAATATTACCCTTGGCCGGGCTTTATCGGTGAGTCAGAAGGTAAAGCTGTTTACTCCGATCCCAATATCGCAGTGCGAGATGAAGATGGAACGCTGATTGGTTTCCGGGTTCTGCCGGTAAACATCGCCACCCGCAGAACGAAGAGTCTCGACTTTGATGCCAACTACATTTTTGACACAAAAGTTGGACAGTTTGGGGTAGAACTGGTCGCAATGCACTCACTGAAGCAATACGACGAAATAAACGCGGAATCGCCGAGAGTATCCTTGCTCGACACTCAAGGTGGTGCTCCGGAATGGGCTGGCCGAGTTGGCCTGTCATGGACTGGCAGTGGTAAAGGTTTGGATCTGATCTTTAATCACAGGGATGGATTCGCATATACCTCAAGAGGCACTCCAAAACGAGTTGATGACTGGAGGACTGTGGATCTGAGTGGATATTTTGAAATTGATCAGAGCAATATTCTTATCTCCGGTGGAATAAAAAACCTGACCAATGAAGATTTCCCATTCCTTGACACAGCTGGCGCTCCATACAGCACAGTGCAAGTAGATGTAAGAGGTCGTGTTGCTTATCTTTCATTCCAGATTGATTATGATCTTTAA
- a CDS encoding RNA polymerase sigma factor, whose protein sequence is MYRTRGNVVVFKRLDGGGRQWLEQLFRLHHSAVEAFLRARIGLDESVEDLVQEVFSKVAGVPDAESRLPPDKSSTRSYLVSVANNLMVDKERQKSVRRRHLERETLLPGEEDHRVCSLSPEIQALSGEQLDYIKQVILGMSPGTREVFLLNRFKGLTQKEIAARRRITVKQVEQYMRQALQQLQIAADELRRWE, encoded by the coding sequence ATGTATAGAACAAGAGGAAATGTTGTCGTTTTCAAGCGTCTTGATGGCGGGGGGCGCCAATGGCTTGAACAATTGTTCAGGCTGCACCACAGCGCAGTTGAAGCTTTTCTTCGTGCTCGTATTGGACTTGATGAAAGTGTTGAAGACCTGGTGCAAGAGGTATTCAGTAAAGTGGCGGGAGTTCCAGATGCCGAAAGCCGCCTGCCCCCGGATAAATCATCAACTCGCTCTTATCTGGTATCAGTGGCCAACAACCTTATGGTCGACAAGGAGCGTCAAAAGTCTGTCCGACGACGCCATTTAGAGAGAGAGACATTGTTGCCAGGTGAGGAAGATCATCGTGTATGTAGCTTATCGCCGGAAATTCAAGCGTTATCCGGGGAGCAACTTGACTATATCAAACAAGTAATTCTAGGGATGTCGCCCGGTACACGCGAAGTCTTTTTACTAAATCGCTTCAAGGGTTTGACACAAAAGGAAATTGCTGCCCGAAGACGAATTACCGTAAAGCAGGTTGAACAGTATATGCGCCAAGCACTTCAACAATTACAAATTGCTGCAGATGAACTGAGGCGCTGGGAGTGA
- a CDS encoding thioredoxin family protein, with amino-acid sequence MIKIVALISLSLFISSALGSEFKYQANSFEIVRDKKLYFPIYGKPENLYLHKNNDESSYTGELPVANNLISIKVGDFSSSTGCPTLRCDQDRDGKYELSIEHFRVRTDEKSGVTSCAYKDYLNISYNTEETNLSPRKIRVLFYLSMDKNGFVSEAARFSVGMTLTSKVSINNIDFDIVLQDMNSNALIDKDTDYWVLRRSDINQRINHTDPRGMNDFMWVDGIAYKAVLTDTYPTSVSIHTFNPGISEKEDLANRDRYQADRAAPKAKKPLFFSNNFRDAISESKSAGKPYFVDFEASWCAPCKAMDTHVYTAKAVVMAAEGITCIKVDGDEEVELVSEMNVKSYPTGILFDAKGNEIKRFIGYQSVENMIQFFQM; translated from the coding sequence ATGATCAAAATTGTCGCTTTAATTTCACTTAGCCTTTTTATCAGCAGTGCATTAGGATCTGAATTTAAATATCAAGCCAATTCATTCGAAATCGTTAGAGATAAGAAGTTATATTTTCCTATTTATGGAAAACCAGAAAATCTTTATCTGCATAAAAACAATGATGAATCCAGTTACACAGGAGAATTACCAGTCGCCAACAATTTAATTTCAATTAAAGTTGGCGACTTTAGCAGCTCAACTGGCTGCCCGACATTGAGATGTGATCAGGACCGGGATGGAAAGTACGAGCTTTCAATCGAACATTTTCGGGTGAGAACAGATGAAAAGAGTGGTGTTACCAGTTGTGCATATAAGGACTATTTAAACATAAGCTATAACACTGAAGAAACCAACCTATCACCCCGAAAGATAAGAGTTCTATTTTATCTATCCATGGATAAAAACGGTTTCGTTTCAGAGGCAGCTCGCTTTAGCGTCGGCATGACATTGACATCTAAAGTTAGCATTAACAACATTGACTTTGACATTGTTCTTCAGGATATGAATAGTAATGCCCTGATTGATAAAGATACTGACTATTGGGTTCTGCGCCGCAGTGATATTAATCAGCGCATCAATCACACAGACCCTCGTGGCATGAATGATTTTATGTGGGTAGATGGTATTGCATATAAAGCTGTTCTGACAGATACGTATCCAACTTCTGTATCAATTCATACATTTAATCCTGGAATTAGCGAGAAAGAGGACCTAGCAAATCGTGACAGATATCAAGCTGACAGAGCAGCCCCTAAAGCAAAAAAACCTCTTTTTTTCTCAAACAATTTTCGCGATGCCATATCTGAGTCCAAATCAGCCGGAAAGCCTTACTTTGTTGACTTTGAAGCTTCTTGGTGCGCACCTTGCAAGGCTATGGACACTCACGTATACACAGCCAAAGCCGTTGTAATGGCCGCCGAGGGTATTACTTGTATAAAAGTAGATGGGGACGAAGAAGTAGAGCTGGTTTCTGAGATGAATGTGAAGTCTTATCCAACCGGGATTCTTTTTGATGCAAAAGGCAACGAGATTAAACGCTTCATTGGTTATCAAAGCGTTGAAAATATGATTCAATTTTTCCAGATGTAA
- a CDS encoding thioredoxin family protein encodes MKPICIFLTSLLVSCLAWSDTGYPVGVFESKSTIERSKLNPPVFGKSGTINLSFDDAKSHKSGILKIADQRWNLKFIGNEDSTALEELIAKQIDVEDNELKLPAKLLRETEKETVYSVTLPLEFGSTSQKRLCKVGLYLYFSKNDGFPAVARYSTDMYLTSEVNIEGVKHDLILMDMNYDGFFTKESDYWVLRRSDVESSVRPSECRSLSDFNWADGKSYKVVLVGNLPDSAVVSAFDSGLSEEQDRINRDSTYADKQAERSLEPMNFYHDFKKAISEAKQQGKMYFVDFETDWCGPCKQMDRYVYTAKEIVEAAKDIISIKVDGDESEELVKKYKVDGYPTGILFSPDGEEVARFIGYQSIIQLKKFFVQK; translated from the coding sequence ATGAAGCCTATTTGTATTTTTTTAACTTCTTTGCTGGTTTCGTGTCTGGCGTGGAGTGATACTGGTTACCCTGTTGGGGTGTTTGAGTCAAAATCTACGATAGAAAGGAGCAAATTGAATCCTCCGGTTTTTGGAAAATCCGGAACTATCAACCTTTCATTTGATGATGCAAAGAGCCATAAATCTGGAATTCTGAAAATTGCAGATCAACGATGGAATCTTAAGTTTATTGGTAACGAAGATTCAACTGCACTCGAAGAGCTGATAGCGAAACAAATAGACGTAGAAGATAATGAGTTGAAGCTTCCTGCGAAGCTATTACGAGAGACTGAAAAAGAAACTGTTTACAGTGTTACGCTGCCTTTGGAGTTTGGTTCAACTAGCCAGAAAAGATTGTGTAAGGTGGGGCTGTATCTGTATTTTTCCAAAAACGATGGTTTTCCAGCAGTGGCTCGATATAGTACTGATATGTACCTGACTTCTGAGGTAAATATTGAAGGCGTTAAGCATGATTTAATTCTTATGGACATGAATTATGATGGCTTTTTTACAAAAGAAAGTGACTATTGGGTTTTAAGAAGGTCTGATGTTGAAAGTTCTGTGAGGCCAAGCGAATGCCGAAGCTTGAGTGATTTTAATTGGGCTGACGGGAAGTCCTATAAAGTTGTGCTTGTGGGAAATTTGCCTGATTCCGCAGTTGTTTCCGCTTTTGATTCAGGGCTCTCAGAGGAACAGGATAGAATTAACAGGGATTCGACTTACGCAGATAAGCAGGCAGAGAGATCTTTGGAGCCGATGAATTTTTATCATGACTTCAAAAAAGCTATCTCGGAAGCCAAGCAACAAGGAAAAATGTATTTCGTTGACTTTGAAACAGACTGGTGCGGCCCGTGTAAGCAGATGGATAGGTATGTATATACGGCAAAAGAAATTGTTGAAGCTGCCAAAGATATAATATCTATCAAGGTGGATGGGGATGAAAGTGAAGAATTGGTTAAGAAATACAAGGTAGATGGCTATCCAACCGGTATTTTATTCTCTCCTGATGGAGAGGAAGTGGCGCGATTTATTGGCTATCAGTCTATCATTCAATTAAAGAAATTTTTCGTTCAAAAATGA
- a CDS encoding FecR domain-containing protein encodes MIEKSVIGKGRTMDAQKRAANRIVDMLSGDQAKEARAAESNWRERPAAEQQALLKGLHMLSDIEQLANDDDIQKLLENIDQPHSDFPNRQLPWRPIALAASVLIGVIITLLVIKLNEPLQMQFDRYITRTGEQKTVELEDGSVITLNTATQLLVAISDNERRIVLDRGEAYFAVAKDANRPFTVQVDGRSVTALGTAFNIRNDLDHFKLAVVEGIVAIHQPSTTPSLAAPLLDETTPSPRLLTGQYRIEAGMVIDYDLKEHGIKATKPENVSSLFQWRTGMIGFNAVPLSEVVKELNRYSAKKILIEDTSIMDLKLYAGIRLDRLDISLMGIEASLPVTVKTYIDRIVIVGRQ; translated from the coding sequence ATGATTGAGAAGAGCGTGATAGGAAAAGGTCGAACAATGGACGCCCAAAAGCGTGCAGCTAACAGAATTGTCGATATGTTGTCAGGCGATCAGGCTAAGGAGGCGCGCGCTGCAGAATCTAATTGGCGAGAGCGTCCCGCTGCCGAGCAACAGGCCCTACTAAAGGGACTGCACATGCTTTCGGACATAGAACAACTCGCCAATGATGATGACATCCAGAAATTACTGGAAAACATCGATCAACCACATTCAGACTTTCCGAATAGACAGCTTCCTTGGAGACCAATTGCGCTAGCGGCATCCGTGCTGATTGGCGTAATTATCACTCTTCTTGTCATAAAGCTGAACGAACCCCTGCAAATGCAATTTGACCGTTATATCACTCGCACAGGAGAGCAAAAAACGGTAGAGCTCGAGGATGGTTCAGTTATAACCCTAAATACAGCCACACAATTACTAGTGGCAATCAGCGACAATGAACGCCGCATCGTTCTTGATCGCGGCGAAGCTTATTTTGCAGTGGCCAAAGACGCGAATCGCCCGTTTACTGTGCAGGTGGACGGTCGATCAGTCACTGCCTTGGGGACTGCGTTCAACATTCGCAATGATCTTGATCATTTTAAGCTGGCAGTTGTTGAAGGGATCGTTGCAATTCACCAACCGAGCACCACTCCATCTCTGGCTGCACCACTGCTGGATGAGACCACACCATCTCCCCGCCTACTAACCGGCCAGTACCGCATTGAAGCAGGTATGGTGATTGATTACGACCTAAAAGAGCACGGTATTAAAGCCACAAAACCGGAAAACGTATCCTCGTTATTTCAATGGCGAACCGGAATGATTGGCTTTAATGCCGTTCCGCTTTCAGAGGTTGTAAAAGAATTGAACCGATATTCAGCAAAGAAAATCCTAATTGAGGATACATCAATAATGGACCTGAAGCTCTATGCCGGGATTCGCCTGGATCGACTGGACATTTCCCTGATGGGAATTGAAGCCTCATTACCTGTAACGGTCAAAACTTATATCGATCGAATTGTTATCGTCGGTCGACAATAA
- a CDS encoding TonB-dependent receptor: MKLLKNVNRNRLSVGVASAMLLCAATAMAESSVFKIDIKAKKAGESLLELGKKTGVQIMVPHNLGKAINLPRLTGEYTLTSALDKLLDGTGLKYEVLSDDAILVEREDEGAEKDVQKKDVEELVVTGSRIRNSKPTSHVKVLTRDELDRMGVNTAADIVASLPQNNNNVNLASTTINGGENDTPYGTLGEAAANLRGVGSEGTLVLVDGRRMASSPGFSADGRVNLGTIPAAAIERVEILLDGASAIYGSDAIGGVINFILKKDYIGALTKVRYEDSVNNADNFTLTQTLGYSWDSGSVLATMSYGETDGASTYKAGWYTNDFRYLGGRDRRAISGGRYSSIYGLRDSSDDPWDWVDGVIDQDAYENSSWDKSDLILFDYYSEEDREALGLYYDEPALGLEGTPTSKSKSVTLKVEQQLTDSLEVYANALWSSSENHADRGPFRTTFVVPTTNPFNKFGKEAYVAKNFLNEFREQGMRGNSQTNNYKRVSYDVGFKFDAGFKDWLIDVNYGYGEEQGQYSSWSMSTYSENEALASAVAGIQMKFISSGKYEPVLDGDGETISVPALNLFGDGSDHDPDLDLNSLVIDSAGRGPATVNEYFDISADGELFDISGGTVRMAINLNHREEHLDWSKAKWLVGLRSSTSDDMAREVFGFGAELSVPLVGEANNFPMVDSLILSLAGRYEDYRFEGYFYGDDKPLAKKSFDSVNPRLGIAWGVTPEVTIRGSWGESFRAPPLEWLHAEVKETERTIYDYYHPNPESVPGAEYFPNGDYWLVKTENVRTLSGGNPDLKPETATNTNFSVTYEPEYLEGFKVTATLSSIEWANRLTRLYWGSLEVRENPELFPELVVRDPDTGLVTFAASKPVNGWSRKNKSLDLDVSYQMETDIGFFDFNIYAVETLKQYDQTVPTIAPKDRVGLLTGTDRFKIRAKAGWSGDNKGVTLYANWRSGYHLTDYYENKISDKWMPHATTYDLTAYLDIPEYSTKVNFGVKNVLNKSWDFMDYFRGPWDSRRFDPRGRMVYMEVSKDFEI; this comes from the coding sequence ATGAAATTACTAAAAAATGTAAACCGAAATCGTTTGTCAGTTGGTGTTGCATCTGCAATGCTGCTTTGTGCTGCAACAGCTATGGCTGAATCATCAGTATTTAAAATTGATATTAAGGCAAAAAAAGCCGGTGAATCATTGTTGGAACTTGGTAAAAAGACTGGCGTTCAGATAATGGTTCCACACAACTTGGGTAAGGCGATAAATCTGCCTAGGCTAACTGGTGAATATACGCTGACATCTGCTCTCGATAAGTTGCTGGATGGTACCGGTCTTAAGTATGAAGTTCTTTCAGATGATGCCATTTTAGTAGAGCGTGAGGATGAGGGGGCTGAAAAGGATGTTCAAAAGAAAGATGTCGAAGAGTTGGTTGTAACCGGTTCTCGGATACGTAATAGCAAACCAACATCACACGTAAAGGTGTTGACGCGAGACGAGTTAGATCGTATGGGGGTGAATACTGCAGCTGATATTGTTGCATCACTTCCTCAAAACAACAATAACGTCAATCTAGCCTCTACAACAATTAATGGAGGAGAGAATGATACGCCATATGGAACATTGGGTGAGGCAGCGGCAAACCTTAGAGGTGTAGGTTCAGAAGGGACCCTGGTCCTTGTGGATGGGCGACGTATGGCGTCTTCACCAGGTTTTTCGGCGGATGGACGTGTGAATTTGGGGACAATTCCAGCGGCTGCTATTGAACGTGTAGAGATATTACTTGATGGTGCGTCTGCAATTTATGGGTCTGATGCTATTGGGGGAGTAATTAACTTTATCCTGAAAAAAGACTATATAGGCGCTTTAACCAAAGTTCGATATGAGGATAGTGTTAACAATGCAGATAATTTTACGCTAACTCAAACACTAGGTTATTCTTGGGACTCAGGAAGTGTGTTGGCAACCATGTCTTATGGTGAGACTGATGGTGCCAGTACATATAAAGCTGGTTGGTATACTAACGATTTCCGTTATTTAGGTGGACGGGATCGACGAGCAATTAGTGGTGGCAGATATTCATCTATATATGGCCTGAGGGATTCATCAGATGATCCATGGGATTGGGTTGATGGAGTAATTGATCAAGATGCATATGAAAATTCATCTTGGGACAAGTCTGATTTAATTCTCTTTGATTATTATTCGGAAGAGGATCGAGAGGCCTTGGGGCTGTATTACGACGAACCAGCTTTGGGCCTGGAAGGAACTCCTACATCGAAGTCTAAGTCTGTTACATTGAAGGTTGAGCAGCAGTTGACTGACAGCCTTGAAGTTTATGCCAACGCACTTTGGAGTTCATCGGAAAACCATGCAGATAGAGGGCCGTTCAGGACTACGTTTGTGGTTCCGACTACAAACCCTTTCAATAAATTTGGAAAAGAAGCGTACGTAGCAAAAAATTTCTTGAATGAATTCCGCGAGCAAGGGATGCGGGGCAACTCTCAAACAAATAACTATAAGCGTGTAAGTTATGATGTTGGCTTTAAGTTTGATGCAGGATTCAAAGACTGGTTGATAGATGTCAATTACGGCTATGGAGAGGAGCAAGGTCAATACAGCTCCTGGAGTATGAGTACATACTCTGAGAATGAAGCATTGGCATCTGCTGTTGCGGGTATACAAATGAAATTTATTAGCTCAGGAAAGTATGAGCCTGTTCTGGATGGTGATGGAGAAACAATTTCAGTACCAGCCCTCAACTTGTTCGGAGATGGTTCTGATCATGACCCCGATCTCGATTTAAATTCATTAGTGATAGATAGTGCCGGCAGAGGGCCAGCGACTGTCAATGAATATTTCGATATATCAGCTGATGGAGAACTATTTGATATCTCAGGTGGTACAGTCAGGATGGCGATCAACTTGAATCATCGTGAAGAGCATCTCGACTGGAGTAAGGCTAAGTGGTTGGTGGGGTTGCGTAGTTCCACTTCAGATGATATGGCTCGTGAGGTGTTCGGCTTTGGCGCTGAGTTGTCAGTTCCATTGGTTGGGGAGGCGAATAATTTCCCAATGGTTGATAGTTTGATTTTGTCGTTGGCTGGTCGTTATGAGGATTATCGTTTTGAAGGGTATTTTTATGGTGATGATAAGCCCTTGGCTAAAAAATCCTTTGATAGTGTAAATCCTCGGCTAGGTATTGCTTGGGGTGTTACACCGGAAGTAACAATCAGGGGCTCCTGGGGTGAGTCTTTCCGAGCTCCGCCACTCGAATGGCTGCATGCAGAAGTTAAAGAAACAGAAAGGACGATTTACGACTATTATCATCCAAATCCAGAAAGTGTACCTGGCGCAGAATACTTTCCAAATGGTGATTACTGGCTAGTAAAAACAGAGAATGTGCGAACACTGTCAGGAGGTAATCCAGACCTAAAACCTGAAACGGCAACAAATACAAATTTCTCGGTTACTTATGAGCCTGAATACTTGGAAGGCTTTAAAGTAACAGCCACATTGTCAAGTATTGAGTGGGCTAATCGATTGACTCGATTGTACTGGGGGAGCCTTGAAGTACGAGAGAATCCAGAGCTGTTTCCTGAGTTGGTGGTGAGAGATCCAGATACAGGTTTAGTTACTTTTGCTGCCAGTAAGCCTGTAAACGGATGGTCAAGAAAGAATAAGAGTCTGGATCTGGATGTTAGTTATCAGATGGAAACAGATATTGGGTTCTTTGATTTCAATATATATGCGGTTGAAACATTAAAGCAATATGACCAAACCGTTCCAACGATTGCTCCCAAAGATCGTGTTGGTCTATTAACGGGTACAGATCGATTTAAGATTCGTGCCAAGGCTGGCTGGAGTGGTGATAATAAAGGCGTGACACTTTATGCCAACTGGAGAAGCGGTTACCACCTTACAGATTATTATGAAAATAAAATTTCAGACAAATGGATGCCTCACGCAACTACTTATGATTTGACGGCATATTTAGATATTCCTGAATATTCAACTAAGGTAAATTTTGGCGTTAAAAATGTGCTAAATAAGAGTTGGGATTTTATGGATTATTTTAGAGGGCCATGGGATTCTCGTAGATTTGATCCCCGAGGTCGAATGGTTTACATGGAAGTTAGTAAGGATTTTGAAATTTAA